The sequence TCGACACCCCGGAGGCGATCCTCACCAACCCGACGGACGACTTCGTCTCCGGTTTCGTCGGGGCGGGCGCGGCCCTCAAGCGGCTCAACCTCACCCGCGTACGGGATGTGGGCATCGCGGACTTCCCGACGGTGACGGTCGAGGACCCGCTCCAGACGATCTTCAACAAGCTGCGCAACGGCCCGCACAACGAGCTGCTGATGCTGGACCGCCGCAACCGCCCGTACAAGTGGCTGCGGCGCGGCGACCTGATGCGGGCGCGCGGTTCGCTGGCGCGGGCCGGGCAGCTGGTGCACGACACGGTGACCCGGGACGCCACGCTGCACGACGCGCTGGAGGCGGTGCTGACCGACAGCGGGGGCCGGGTCGCGGTGACCGGGCGGCGCGGCGAGTTCATCGGCGTCGTGGACATGAAGACGCTGATGGACAACGTGCAGGAGCTGCTGGAGGCCGACCGGCTGACCGCCATGGAGCACCAGCACGAGCTGGAGGAGCAGCGCGTCCACCAGACGGAGCAGGAGCTGGAGGGGGGTGGCGGCGGAGTATGAGCCCCAGCCACCAGTCCGGCTCCGGCAAGGGCCCGGCCACCCCCACCCGGCCGCCGGGCGAGCACGACGTCAAGGGCCACGCGTTCCACGACGAGGAGAGCGACCCCTCCCCCGCCCCGGCCGCCCCGGCGCGCCGGATCACCTGGCGGAAACTGGTCGTCCTGCCGGTGGTGCTGACGGTCATCCTGGTGGTCACGTACGTGTGGATCACCAATATCCACCTGGACTCGATCGCGGAGAACTCGCTCTCCGGCGGCAATGTGCAGCTGCGCTGGTGGCAGCATGTGCGGCTGACGGCGATCTCCACCTTCTGGGTGCTGATCATCGCGATCCCGCTGGGCATCGCGCTGACCCGGCGGCGGCTGCGGAAGGCGGCCCCGGCGTTCACGGCGCTGGCCAACATCGGGCAGGCGACCCCGGCGATCGGCCTGCTGGCCCTGCTGGTGATCTGGCTGGGCATCGGGCCGCGTACGGCGATCATCGGCATCGTGATCTACGCGGTGCTGCCGGTGCTCTCCAACACGGTGGCGGGCCTGCGGGCGATCGAGCCGAACATGATCGAGGCGGCGCGCGGGATGGGGATGTCCGGGCGGGGCGTGCTGCTGAAGGTGGAGCTGCCGCTGGCGGTGCCGCTGATCCTGGCGGGCGTGCGTACGGCCCTGGTCCTGAACGTCGGTACGGCGACGCTGGCCACGTTCGGCGGGGGCGGCGGGCTCGGCGACCTGATCACCTCGGGGATCCAGACGC is a genomic window of Streptomyces sp. SID8374 containing:
- a CDS encoding ABC transporter permease, yielding MSPSHQSGSGKGPATPTRPPGEHDVKGHAFHDEESDPSPAPAAPARRITWRKLVVLPVVLTVILVVTYVWITNIHLDSIAENSLSGGNVQLRWWQHVRLTAISTFWVLIIAIPLGIALTRRRLRKAAPAFTALANIGQATPAIGLLALLVIWLGIGPRTAIIGIVIYAVLPVLSNTVAGLRAIEPNMIEAARGMGMSGRGVLLKVELPLAVPLILAGVRTALVLNVGTATLATFGGGGGLGDLITSGIQTQRMPVLIIGSVLTVVLALLVDWLASLAELALTPRGLEER